The proteins below come from a single Triticum aestivum cultivar Chinese Spring chromosome 5D, IWGSC CS RefSeq v2.1, whole genome shotgun sequence genomic window:
- the LOC123122672 gene encoding myosin heavy chain, embryonic smooth muscle isoform, producing MADDEDAGALSDVDEDPLPPPLPSTSSSIKPPPASQPHHADAAAAAAAAQQQRLLDLAAELEEERRLRRAAEESLASSETRLGRLKAFAQDALRKRDDLKAESAASSRALQALQAEAATASSMLSSGLERISAKASPSTPPAPLPTSGKYSAGLPALAYGVLKRANDIVDDLLAQIDAAGRDRDRARQDMDQRNYQIAIEVSELEAAVASRAAESESLSRSLSDREAEISALRDEVASLEAKMDAQRPVLAEQIGCASRLYDELRQVVMLVDADAATALPDSVFVWKETDVEESLKVSLEGTRMAYDIAAMALQKVGVWRDKGKSKVTELEERVEELTREKEHIGVLLRSALQANTTEVLKVAEDGLREAGIEIGLNGHRDHRPGSTEKDEVYTLAGALENSMKESQIKIIELQHLVEAQRAESSLLRTRMEGQEKEIGQLRKQIKHLEEKERMANQSVEDLMVDVTAAEEEIQRWKTAAEEEADAGRSIEQEFQTQISSLHKELEEARETMVELENKLKFKEETAAAAMAARDAAEKSLKLADTRSARLRERLEELNRQAEESDNRADPSSRSGHRYVCWPWQWLGLNYVRLPPAEAEETSNEMELSEPLI from the exons atggccgacgacgaggacgccgGCGCCCTCTCCGACGTCGACGAGGACCCCCTCCCCCCGCCTctcccctccacctcctcctcaatcAAACCCCCGCCCGCATCACAGCCCCACCACgccgatgcggcggcggcggcggcggccgcccagCAGCAGCGCCTGCTCGACCTCGccgcggagctggaggaggagcGCCGCCTGCGCCGCGCGGCGGAGGAGTCCCTCGCGAGCTCCGAGACCCGCCTCGGCCGCCTCAAGGCGTTCGCGCAGGACGCGCTGCGGAAGCGCGACGACCTCAAGGCCGAGTCCGCCGCGTCGTCCCGGGCGCTGCAGGCGCTCCAGGCCGaggcggccaccgcctcctccatgCTCTCCTCCGGCCTTGAGCGGATCTCCGCCAAGGCGTCCCCCTCCACCCCGCCCGCCCCGCTCCCCACCTCCGGCAAGTACTCCGCCGGCCTCCCCGCCCTCGCCTACGGGGTCCTCAAGCGCGCCAACGACATCGTCGACGACCTGCTCGCGCAGATCGACGCCGCGGGCCGCGACCGCGACCGCGCGCGCCAGGACATGGACCAGCGCAACTACCAGATCGCCATCGAGGTGTCCGAGCTCGAGGCGGCCGTCGCCTCCCGCGCCGCCGAGTCCGAGTCCCTCTCCAGGTCCCTCTCCGATCGGGAGGCGGAGATCTCCGCGCTCCGGGATGAGGTCGCCTCCCTCGAGGCCAAGATGGACGCGCAGAGGCCCgtcctcgccgagcagatcgggtGCGCCTCCAGGCTCTATGATGAACTGCGCCAGGTAGTTATGCTGGTGGACGCTGACGCCGCCACCGCACTGCCCGACTCTGTCTTCGTCTGGAAGGAGACAGACGTGGAGGAGAGCCTCAAGGTTTCGCTGGAAGGGACCAGGATGGCATACGACATCGCGGCCATGGCGCTGCAGAAGGTCGGGGTGTGGCGGGATAAGGGGAAGAGCAAGGTGACGGAGCTGGAAGAGAGGGTGGAGGAGCTGACCCGGGAGAAGGAGCACATTGGGGTGCTGCTCCGGAGCGCGCTGCAGGCTAACACGACCGAGGTTTTGAAGGTGGCCGAGGATGGGCTGAGGGAGGCTGGAATCGAGATAGGGCTCAACGGCCACAGGGATCACAGGCCAGGGAGCACGGAGAAGGATGAAGTCTATACATTG GCAGGGGCATTGGAGAACAGCATGAAGGAGTCCCAGATTAAGATCATTGAGCTGCAACATCTTGTTGAAGCACAAAG GGCAGAATCTAGTCTACTAAGGACGAGGATGGAAGGGCAAGAAAAGGAGATTGGTCAGCTACGGAAGCAGATAAAACATCTTGAAGAGAAGGAAAGGATGGCCAATCAAAGC GTTGAGGATCTGATGGTGGACGTAACAGCTGCTGAAGAGGAGATTCAAAGGTGGAAgacggcagcagaggaggaagctgaTGCTGGTAGATCAATTGAGCAAGAGTTCCAGACTCAG ATTTCGTCCCTCCACAAGGAACTAGAGGAAGCAAGAGAAACAATGGTGGAGCTGGAAAACAAGCTCAAGTTCAAGGAGGAGACGGCGGCCGCCGCAATGGCGGCCCGCGACGCCGCAGAGAAATCCTTAAAGCTCGCCGACACGAGATCCGCAAGGCTGCGCGAGCGGCTGGAGGAGCTCAACAGGCAGGCGGAGGAGTCGGACAATAGGGCGGACCCGAGCAGCCGCAGCGGCCACAGGTACGTGTGCTGGCCATGGCAGTGGCTGGGGCTGAACTACGTACGACTGCCGCCTGCCGAGGCAGAGGAGACCTCCAACGAGATGGAGCTCTCCGAACCCCTGATATAG